The Leptidea sinapis chromosome 37, ilLepSina1.1, whole genome shotgun sequence region attttttgttaggtccatgaatgtttcatttaattatttgacAGTAATTTACACTACACTTCCCAGTTTCTGACTTCACAGTTCATAGTGTGGTATTTACGTCCTCTTTGGTTAAAAATCCactttattttcattcattatCCATTTGTCAATGTCAAGTGTTCTGCGCACTATGCGTAAGCATCTTATTAGTCTGTGGTGCACACTGCGCAGTATATTTCTAATTTCTCTAACCAGCTGAAGCTGATCTAGCTATTATTAGCTAATCTGTGGAATGTGGATtgaattctaaaatttaaaaagctaaGGTTTCTTGGAAATAGCTAGTTGAGTTATAATCTTAAAAATACATTGGTCTTTGATTCAAAAAtagtaagtttatttatatttgtacgtACCTAGAATAAATGCTttactataaattattgttagcGACTAAAGAAAGTTAACTTTATAGTTTACTGTTACTTTCTAAGCTCAGTGTGAACTGTGAATAAATACAGTTTAGAAAGATTCTATGTAATGTTCATAGAATATGCTTAATActagtataataaaatatgactCACTCtggtactattatttataaaacagtattaaCTGCAAGGTGTATAGGTACATGTCGCTGCAGCGTAaccaaattataaatatgactcATTCTATTTATGAACATCCAGTTTTAGACTCTCTCTTTTGTGCTTTCTGATTTGGCTTCGggcaaatattaataaaaaaaattaagggctTCAGGTATTTATTTACACACTTATCGGCTAACATATCGGCATCAATACATGTCATACTACTTAGTTTTCGTTGAAACCTTACTTATCTTATCACAAGTTCTAGTTTTGAttacttacttataattttGCCTTGTTTTGTCCTCAACAGGGAAAGTTATATAGGTAGGCATGTACCTAATTATAATGATTGTAGAATGAGCCGAAAAACTAATTTCTTGGGTTTCAACCACTCGTCATATTCGAGCGCTAGAACACCGTATCCCTGGATACACCTTCTCCATCTTACCGCACCATTTTCTAGTCGCCGAGTCAACTTActattttatgaattaattattattacaaatatgccaataattactaattttgattttgtagtTCACGTAATTCAAAGATTAATAAAATCAACCATAATCCACAGCTATTCGGAACAGCTTATTATACAGTCATAAACAAATTAGGTTTATTAATTTGGTTTTtacttaatatttgtttatttagaaTAACAATGATGAGAAAATAATTGATCTATTAACAATATCAACcaatataagataaaaataaaattaacaggcAACAAACCTCTTTAGATGCAAAATTTTATTGTCATTTTCTATAACTTAACTTGCCTAAACTAAATAGTTTAGGAAAGGTCGTAACGTGGGCTATAAgttatatctatattatgtaataaatacttaGTATTGCCCCCTCTAACTCTTCGAACTGtttccaattcaaattcaaatatttctattcaaaataggatatgctgtcacttaatgaaagtcaaaaactaggTACCTACCCATTCGGAAAAGTATgcctgagacctgagaagaaacggtgtaagaaactcagcgggcgtctttttttttcataaaataaggtTACAGTGTAATAATATCTTACATTAAAagtttcttatttaatattaggTCGTTCAATTCCCAttccgtggtatcattaaaaagtcatttatgttacctttaccacacaaacgtttttaacaattcttttgaatttcgtaatacctacattgttttgaacattttctgggatcttgttgtaaaagcataggTATACATCGCAgcacaaaagactaactcgacttagccgagtagaacgcgttatatgtttgttttttgtcTCGGTATTGAATATTTACTATTAAAAACACTACACCGGTCATTCACAATGTATAAACAAACTTTGTaacatcttataaaatatttttaatagctgtCATACACCAGAAGCTTCTGCATAAATCGAAATATtcgtatattttattctttgaaaatttatttgcttatatgaaaatagtttgtttttgttttcttctTCGTATAACGAAAGCCCTGCCACACTTGTGTGCGTGTGAAATAATCGAGGAAAAGTACGATTCCACTACTCAGGAGTATTGAGGCTCTCGAATTAGCGTCATGCCTACAAATTGCGCCACCATTAGGATTGCCTTACTTTCTCCCTTGGTTAAAGATGtacttatgtatttttattggtGACAGAGTACTCATTACGCTACAGGTCCGGTGCCCCTAAAAACAGAGTACCTGCTTCCATTGACAGCACATCAATAAATTTAGCAAGCATATCAGTCTCACTGaactattaaaagaaaaaaaattgttacaagtTAGTTGGAGTGAGAGCGCTAGCTCCTGTAGAACGCTCGATCCACGAGAAACAATCGCACCTGTCtgctttttataaataattaaatatttaaaataaattttactgttttAGTTATCATGGTGGAGATGCCAGAAAATAAACTAGGCGAAAAACACAAGTACATAAACTATGCGGTCAGAGAGTCTCTTAAAAATAATCTCCCGATCCAGGAGATTGAAAATGATGATGAcatgaaaaacataataaaaattgatgTAGCAAGCAGTAGAAGAgacatagattttattttaaaagtacttaCAGGCAAAGATATGTTGTATATATCCCGGGCGATCAAGCAGAGCAAGTGGCTTGTTGATGACGAATTCAGCCATATTATAAACCCAGAATATATTCACAAGATCCTTATACCGGATATGACTAGTAAAGCCGCAAACAAGctatttaaatacattaagcttaacttaaaaaatagcaAGCGAGTGGAAGATTTCTATAACTACGAAGAATTGAAGAAAGCCGCCGACTGGCTGCCATATTGTTCCGCTGAATTCATCGAAGCTAACTTTACTAAACATGTAGAACTTGTCGATATGAGTCTACTGAGACGTCTGTGTGAGAAATCTTTTAAAGTTCTTGAAATTTTTACGGAATGTGAGAATGTGTACAATAAAAAAGAGGGTCTACAGGAAacgatttttcttttaaaaaaggaTCTTGATCGCTACCTGAATATAGTTGAAAAGCTACCTCAATATTCTTGTCCAAAATTCAACAAAAGTTTCACAGAATTTATCATGAAAGAAGCTCCAGAGAGAgtcatgaaaaaatataaattttatagcgATAACGTTGAAACTGCAGTTTTTGTTAAGCACCTGGAAAGGAAAAACATAAAGAAGTTTATATTAGAATTATATCAAGATGATGAAACTAATAGATCCTTTTATATGAATGTGTCTagaatgaatatatttattaaggcaATGCCAGATGGAGATCGCTTTGAGTTTGTTAAACAGGTCTACATAGATAGAGTGTACAAAGCCGACGAGAGTTTACCGAAACCACTAAGAGACGCAATgagtaatttatttcaaaatacaaGTACGAGAATACATAAACAATACTGGTATAGATTTACACCATTCAATTACGCATTCAGTGAGattcaaaaaaatatctacAAAGACACATCTTGTGAGGAGCTTAGCACAGCCATAGCATCTTTAGTGATTGCTGCTAGTAGAGAAAGAGATaacttattacttttattaaattacattcgTAAAAATTACAGTAACTGTGCAAAAAATCTCAAACAAAACATAGTACAGAGTATTATATCTGAAAGTGATTTTCACAAATTTGATAGGATCCTGTGGAATATTTTTGAGTCTTATTTGTTAGAAAACATTAACGAAGATACAGATGAAAACAATTCGTTTATTGAaccaataatagtatattatgcacTGCACGGGCTTCAACTTCCTGGCGTAGTTGAAGAAAAATTCAAGTTCACTACACTCAAATCTTATCAGAAAAATCTCAGGTTCGACGAAAAGGACAAAGTTTTCTTctatctacataatataataattaaaaaaataaatagctaTGTTGTGTCCAATGAAGAGGAACTAAAATATAAGGTTcaattattagaaaatattCTTGATGTAATAACTGATTGGTCAAAAGAACTGAACGATTTCCCGATCATTTTGACCCATGTAAAAGATATGTTAAAATCGAAGGAAGACAACTCCTGGAAAGTTGAATTCAATAGTATTTATAACAAGAAAAAATCTTGGCGTAGATTATTCTTCAACGAATCTTTAAAAATGAATCCAACCCAACCTGTTTTTATAAACGCCTTGAAGCACGACCCGGTGTTGCTGCTTTCCGAATGTAAAATTAAGGACACCTCATATTTTGATAAGATAATATCCCCTGCATTAGTGTATCCTCAacaactttttttaaagaaagttAAAGTATATTGGTTTCAAACAATTGccaaaatattttctgataaatataaaagtgaCCTGATTAACATAAATAACAATCAAAATCATGTTACACGCGCATTGTGTCTCTTATTACCTCGAGACGAATTAAAagaacttttacacaaatatgcACCTCAAGAAGATGCCGTCATTAATGATCTCGATAGCCTaactttaaatatacaaaaaaattttgCTAAATCAATGCACATATCACGTCCGCAACCAACCCCTGAAACGGTTATGTGTTACCTTAATGAAGGTTACTTGCCATACACCCTCCCGTCGCTATATGCCATTTTTTTGAACTTGAATACAATAGAATCACAGATAAATATTCCCAAACTATTCAATACAAGAGTGTCTTTACAAAAGCACGGCATTAGACTAGCATTCTTAAAACTTAATCCAGACCAGATAACAGATCTTCTAAGTGAAGTTTTAAAGACAACTAAAAATGTAAGCATCAGGCACGTTGCGTTTAGTTTAACTCATAAGTTTTTATGCTCACAAAAGGATGCTacgaaaatacaaaaaacatgGCAGGTTTTAGAATCATTTCTAGATACTATTACTTTTAAGGAAAATAGCGCAGTATACGACACACTGTTTAAAATTCAAGACATTCCCGATATTATTAagcctaaatattatattaaaacctACAAATTCCTAAAACAATTAATAGAACAGGATGACCAAGAGAAGTACAGATCATCTTTCACAAATTATTTCATTGGTTACGCTCGCGAACTTATTGAAACATTATGTCCTAAGTTTATAACTGAAGTGTTACAGGAGAATGAAGAcagtttcattcaaaataaatattactatatgCCTCTGGTCGAGTTAATATCTGCTCACATGTTATGCGCAAAAAATGAGGACGAACAAATTCAGAAGTACAATCAATTTTTGTCGCCATtgat contains the following coding sequences:
- the LOC126975735 gene encoding uncharacterized protein LOC126975735, with the protein product MVEMPENKLGEKHKYINYAVRESLKNNLPIQEIENDDDMKNIIKIDVASSRRDIDFILKVLTGKDMLYISRAIKQSKWLVDDEFSHIINPEYIHKILIPDMTSKAANKLFKYIKLNLKNSKRVEDFYNYEELKKAADWLPYCSAEFIEANFTKHVELVDMSLLRRLCEKSFKVLEIFTECENVYNKKEGLQETIFLLKKDLDRYLNIVEKLPQYSCPKFNKSFTEFIMKEAPERVMKKYKFYSDNVETAVFVKHLERKNIKKFILELYQDDETNRSFYMNVSRMNIFIKAMPDGDRFEFVKQVYIDRVYKADESLPKPLRDAMSNLFQNTSTRIHKQYWYRFTPFNYAFSEIQKNIYKDTSCEELSTAIASLVIAASRERDNLLLLLNYIRKNYSNCAKNLKQNIVQSIISESDFHKFDRILWNIFESYLLENINEDTDENNSFIEPIIVYYALHGLQLPGVVEEKFKFTTLKSYQKNLRFDEKDKVFFYLHNIIIKKINSYVVSNEEELKYKVQLLENILDVITDWSKELNDFPIILTHVKDMLKSKEDNSWKVEFNSIYNKKKSWRRLFFNESLKMNPTQPVFINALKHDPVLLLSECKIKDTSYFDKIISPALVYPQQLFLKKVKVYWFQTIAKIFSDKYKSDLININNNQNHVTRALCLLLPRDELKELLHKYAPQEDAVINDLDSLTLNIQKNFAKSMHISRPQPTPETVMCYLNEGYLPYTLPSLYAIFLNLNTIESQINIPKLFNTRVSLQKHGIRLAFLKLNPDQITDLLSEVLKTTKNVSIRHVAFSLTHKFLCSQKDATKIQKTWQVLESFLDTITFKENSAVYDTLFKIQDIPDIIKPKYYIKTYKFLKQLIEQDDQEKYRSSFTNYFIGYARELIETLCPKFITEVLQENEDSFIQNKYYYMPLVELISAHMLCAKNEDEQIQKYNQFLSPLIKKCFKHWDDVDDSKNYYVRANFKSLLVQLCNDLKIIVFKKHMISPVRLFKLIQTDMDTLSAKENYLIKTKWQLTVLFVELIGEEAEWDTLVESISEKYSKGSIDILKKHCKQYFEQIYITYSKALHSVTNCIMTHKLMVKFCKQMLDDKSNIVYMTVMRLLQRHFSHYVPDDSKSDIKDICQTILSYDSTEIQIHYYQFYKKCLQSYM